From Bombyx mori chromosome 10, ASM3026992v2, a single genomic window includes:
- the CREB gene encoding cAMP responsive element binding protein isoform X6, with translation MEGMVEENGTTGGAGTTDPLASASSSTPGSTPHVVTSIVQLTLPSQAPSAQSVIQPNQQSVIQTASNIQSVQIPKGNVILVSKPSSVIHTTQGTLQTLQIKPEPNTLVNTQGQSCSDESCGSGDESPKRKYREMLTRRPSYRKILNDLGGAEIAVIPAGTIQTDSGLHTLAVSGAAGGGAIVQYAANQDGQFYVPGPILEDQTRKRELRLMKNREAARECRRKKKEYIKCLENRVAVLENQNKALIEELKTLKELYCQQKTE, from the exons ATGGAAGGGATGGTTGAAGAGAACGGCACCACAGGCGGTGCTGGCACGACGGATCCACTGGCCAGCGCGAGCTCTTCGACACCGGGTTCCACTCCTCATGTTGTCACCAGTATAGTACAACTTACTCTACCCAGTCAGGCTCCCTCTGCACAG TCTGTTATTCAACCTAATCAACAATCAGTGATACAAACAGCATCCAATATCCAATCTGTACAGATACCAAAGGGAAATGTTATACTTGTTAGTAAACCCAGTTCTGTAATACACACTACGCAAGGGACATTACAAACGTTACag ATAAAACCAGAACCTAATACACTTGTGAATACACAAGGTCAGTCATGTAGTGATGAAAGCTGTGGCAGTGGTGATGAAAGTCCCAAACGTAAATATAGAGAAATGTTGACTAGACGTCCGTCTTATCgaaaaattttaaatgaccTTGGAGGAGCAGAAATTGCAG TCATTCCAGCTGGAACTATACAAACTGACAGCGGATTGCACACGTTGGCCGTGTCCGGAGCGGCGGGGGGCGGAGCCATAGTGCAGTATGCAGCGAATCAAGATGGACAATTCTATGTACCGG GTCCCATACTAGAAGACCAAACGCGCAAACGAGAACTACGACTAATGAAAAACCGAGAAGCCGCTAGGGAATGCCGCAGAAAGAAAAAGGAGTACATCAAGTGCCTTGAAAACAGAGTTGCAGTCCTTGAAAACCAAAATAAAGCGCTAATAGAAGAGTTGAAGACATTAAAGGAATTATATTGCCAACAGAAAACGGAATGA
- the CREB gene encoding cAMP responsive element binding protein isoform X7, with amino-acid sequence MEGMVEENGTTGGAGTTDPLASASSSTPGSTPHVVTSIVQLTLPSQAPSAQVQSVIQPNQQSVIQTASNIQSVQIPKGNVILVSKPSSVIHTTQGTLQTLQIKPEPNTLVNTQGQSCSDESCGSGDESPKRKYREMLTRRPSYRKILNDLGGAEIAVIPAGTIQTDSGLHTLAVSGAAGGGAIVQYAANQDGQFYVPEDQTRKRELRLMKNREAARECRRKKKEYIKCLENRVAVLENQNKALIEELKTLKELYCQQKTE; translated from the exons ATGGAAGGGATGGTTGAAGAGAACGGCACCACAGGCGGTGCTGGCACGACGGATCCACTGGCCAGCGCGAGCTCTTCGACACCGGGTTCCACTCCTCATGTTGTCACCAGTATAGTACAACTTACTCTACCCAGTCAGGCTCCCTCTGCACAG GTGCAGTCTGTTATTCAACCTAATCAACAATCAGTGATACAAACAGCATCCAATATCCAATCTGTACAGATACCAAAGGGAAATGTTATACTTGTTAGTAAACCCAGTTCTGTAATACACACTACGCAAGGGACATTACAAACGTTACag ATAAAACCAGAACCTAATACACTTGTGAATACACAAGGTCAGTCATGTAGTGATGAAAGCTGTGGCAGTGGTGATGAAAGTCCCAAACGTAAATATAGAGAAATGTTGACTAGACGTCCGTCTTATCgaaaaattttaaatgaccTTGGAGGAGCAGAAATTGCAG TCATTCCAGCTGGAACTATACAAACTGACAGCGGATTGCACACGTTGGCCGTGTCCGGAGCGGCGGGGGGCGGAGCCATAGTGCAGTATGCAGCGAATCAAGATGGACAATTCTATGTACCGG AAGACCAAACGCGCAAACGAGAACTACGACTAATGAAAAACCGAGAAGCCGCTAGGGAATGCCGCAGAAAGAAAAAGGAGTACATCAAGTGCCTTGAAAACAGAGTTGCAGTCCTTGAAAACCAAAATAAAGCGCTAATAGAAGAGTTGAAGACATTAAAGGAATTATATTGCCAACAGAAAACGGAATGA
- the CREB gene encoding cAMP responsive element binding protein isoform X3 has protein sequence MEGMVEENGTTGGAGTTDPLASASSSTPGSTPHVVTSIVQLTLPSQAPSAQVQSVIQPNQQSVIQTASNIQSVQIPKGNVILVSKPSSVIHTTQGTLQTLQIKPEPNTLVNTQGQSCSDESCGSGDESPKRKYREMLTRRPSYRKILNDLGGAEIADNRMGSRPGCETEVSLSPSLSFAPVIPAGTIQTDSGLHTLAVSGAAGGGAIVQYAANQDGQFYVPEDQTRKRELRLMKNREAARECRRKKKEYIKCLENRVAVLENQNKALIEELKTLKELYCQQKTE, from the exons ATGGAAGGGATGGTTGAAGAGAACGGCACCACAGGCGGTGCTGGCACGACGGATCCACTGGCCAGCGCGAGCTCTTCGACACCGGGTTCCACTCCTCATGTTGTCACCAGTATAGTACAACTTACTCTACCCAGTCAGGCTCCCTCTGCACAG GTGCAGTCTGTTATTCAACCTAATCAACAATCAGTGATACAAACAGCATCCAATATCCAATCTGTACAGATACCAAAGGGAAATGTTATACTTGTTAGTAAACCCAGTTCTGTAATACACACTACGCAAGGGACATTACAAACGTTACag ATAAAACCAGAACCTAATACACTTGTGAATACACAAGGTCAGTCATGTAGTGATGAAAGCTGTGGCAGTGGTGATGAAAGTCCCAAACGTAAATATAGAGAAATGTTGACTAGACGTCCGTCTTATCgaaaaattttaaatgaccTTGGAGGAGCAGAAATTGCAG ACAATCGCATGGGATCTAGACCAGGATGTGAGACTGAAGTGTCGCTGTCACCTTCTTTATCTTTTGCACCAG TCATTCCAGCTGGAACTATACAAACTGACAGCGGATTGCACACGTTGGCCGTGTCCGGAGCGGCGGGGGGCGGAGCCATAGTGCAGTATGCAGCGAATCAAGATGGACAATTCTATGTACCGG AAGACCAAACGCGCAAACGAGAACTACGACTAATGAAAAACCGAGAAGCCGCTAGGGAATGCCGCAGAAAGAAAAAGGAGTACATCAAGTGCCTTGAAAACAGAGTTGCAGTCCTTGAAAACCAAAATAAAGCGCTAATAGAAGAGTTGAAGACATTAAAGGAATTATATTGCCAACAGAAAACGGAATGA
- the CREB gene encoding cAMP responsive element binding protein isoform X5, with the protein MEGMVEENGTTGGAGTTDPLASASSSTPGSTPHVVTSIVQLTLPSQAPSAQVQSVIQPNQQSVIQTASNIQSVQIPKGNVILVSKPSSVIHTTQGTLQTLQIKPEPNTLVNTQGQSCSDESCGSGDESPKRKYREMLTRRPSYRKILNDLGGAEIAVIPAGTIQTDSGLHTLAVSGAAGGGAIVQYAANQDGQFYVPGPILEDQTRKRELRLMKNREAARECRRKKKEYIKCLENRVAVLENQNKALIEELKTLKELYCQQKTE; encoded by the exons ATGGAAGGGATGGTTGAAGAGAACGGCACCACAGGCGGTGCTGGCACGACGGATCCACTGGCCAGCGCGAGCTCTTCGACACCGGGTTCCACTCCTCATGTTGTCACCAGTATAGTACAACTTACTCTACCCAGTCAGGCTCCCTCTGCACAG GTGCAGTCTGTTATTCAACCTAATCAACAATCAGTGATACAAACAGCATCCAATATCCAATCTGTACAGATACCAAAGGGAAATGTTATACTTGTTAGTAAACCCAGTTCTGTAATACACACTACGCAAGGGACATTACAAACGTTACag ATAAAACCAGAACCTAATACACTTGTGAATACACAAGGTCAGTCATGTAGTGATGAAAGCTGTGGCAGTGGTGATGAAAGTCCCAAACGTAAATATAGAGAAATGTTGACTAGACGTCCGTCTTATCgaaaaattttaaatgaccTTGGAGGAGCAGAAATTGCAG TCATTCCAGCTGGAACTATACAAACTGACAGCGGATTGCACACGTTGGCCGTGTCCGGAGCGGCGGGGGGCGGAGCCATAGTGCAGTATGCAGCGAATCAAGATGGACAATTCTATGTACCGG GTCCCATACTAGAAGACCAAACGCGCAAACGAGAACTACGACTAATGAAAAACCGAGAAGCCGCTAGGGAATGCCGCAGAAAGAAAAAGGAGTACATCAAGTGCCTTGAAAACAGAGTTGCAGTCCTTGAAAACCAAAATAAAGCGCTAATAGAAGAGTTGAAGACATTAAAGGAATTATATTGCCAACAGAAAACGGAATGA
- the CREB gene encoding cAMP responsive element binding protein isoform X1, translating to MEGMVEENGTTGGAGTTDPLASASSSTPGSTPHVVTSIVQLTLPSQAPSAQVQSVIQPNQQSVIQTASNIQSVQIPKGNVILVSKPSSVIHTTQGTLQTLQIKPEPNTLVNTQGQSCSDESCGSGDESPKRKYREMLTRRPSYRKILNDLGGAEIADNRMGSRPGCETEVSLSPSLSFAPVIPAGTIQTDSGLHTLAVSGAAGGGAIVQYAANQDGQFYVPGPILEDQTRKRELRLMKNREAARECRRKKKEYIKCLENRVAVLENQNKALIEELKTLKELYCQQKTE from the exons ATGGAAGGGATGGTTGAAGAGAACGGCACCACAGGCGGTGCTGGCACGACGGATCCACTGGCCAGCGCGAGCTCTTCGACACCGGGTTCCACTCCTCATGTTGTCACCAGTATAGTACAACTTACTCTACCCAGTCAGGCTCCCTCTGCACAG GTGCAGTCTGTTATTCAACCTAATCAACAATCAGTGATACAAACAGCATCCAATATCCAATCTGTACAGATACCAAAGGGAAATGTTATACTTGTTAGTAAACCCAGTTCTGTAATACACACTACGCAAGGGACATTACAAACGTTACag ATAAAACCAGAACCTAATACACTTGTGAATACACAAGGTCAGTCATGTAGTGATGAAAGCTGTGGCAGTGGTGATGAAAGTCCCAAACGTAAATATAGAGAAATGTTGACTAGACGTCCGTCTTATCgaaaaattttaaatgaccTTGGAGGAGCAGAAATTGCAG ACAATCGCATGGGATCTAGACCAGGATGTGAGACTGAAGTGTCGCTGTCACCTTCTTTATCTTTTGCACCAG TCATTCCAGCTGGAACTATACAAACTGACAGCGGATTGCACACGTTGGCCGTGTCCGGAGCGGCGGGGGGCGGAGCCATAGTGCAGTATGCAGCGAATCAAGATGGACAATTCTATGTACCGG GTCCCATACTAGAAGACCAAACGCGCAAACGAGAACTACGACTAATGAAAAACCGAGAAGCCGCTAGGGAATGCCGCAGAAAGAAAAAGGAGTACATCAAGTGCCTTGAAAACAGAGTTGCAGTCCTTGAAAACCAAAATAAAGCGCTAATAGAAGAGTTGAAGACATTAAAGGAATTATATTGCCAACAGAAAACGGAATGA
- the CREB gene encoding cAMP responsive element binding protein isoform X2 produces the protein MEGMVEENGTTGGAGTTDPLASASSSTPGSTPHVVTSIVQLTLPSQAPSAQSVIQPNQQSVIQTASNIQSVQIPKGNVILVSKPSSVIHTTQGTLQTLQIKPEPNTLVNTQGQSCSDESCGSGDESPKRKYREMLTRRPSYRKILNDLGGAEIADNRMGSRPGCETEVSLSPSLSFAPVIPAGTIQTDSGLHTLAVSGAAGGGAIVQYAANQDGQFYVPGPILEDQTRKRELRLMKNREAARECRRKKKEYIKCLENRVAVLENQNKALIEELKTLKELYCQQKTE, from the exons ATGGAAGGGATGGTTGAAGAGAACGGCACCACAGGCGGTGCTGGCACGACGGATCCACTGGCCAGCGCGAGCTCTTCGACACCGGGTTCCACTCCTCATGTTGTCACCAGTATAGTACAACTTACTCTACCCAGTCAGGCTCCCTCTGCACAG TCTGTTATTCAACCTAATCAACAATCAGTGATACAAACAGCATCCAATATCCAATCTGTACAGATACCAAAGGGAAATGTTATACTTGTTAGTAAACCCAGTTCTGTAATACACACTACGCAAGGGACATTACAAACGTTACag ATAAAACCAGAACCTAATACACTTGTGAATACACAAGGTCAGTCATGTAGTGATGAAAGCTGTGGCAGTGGTGATGAAAGTCCCAAACGTAAATATAGAGAAATGTTGACTAGACGTCCGTCTTATCgaaaaattttaaatgaccTTGGAGGAGCAGAAATTGCAG ACAATCGCATGGGATCTAGACCAGGATGTGAGACTGAAGTGTCGCTGTCACCTTCTTTATCTTTTGCACCAG TCATTCCAGCTGGAACTATACAAACTGACAGCGGATTGCACACGTTGGCCGTGTCCGGAGCGGCGGGGGGCGGAGCCATAGTGCAGTATGCAGCGAATCAAGATGGACAATTCTATGTACCGG GTCCCATACTAGAAGACCAAACGCGCAAACGAGAACTACGACTAATGAAAAACCGAGAAGCCGCTAGGGAATGCCGCAGAAAGAAAAAGGAGTACATCAAGTGCCTTGAAAACAGAGTTGCAGTCCTTGAAAACCAAAATAAAGCGCTAATAGAAGAGTTGAAGACATTAAAGGAATTATATTGCCAACAGAAAACGGAATGA
- the CREB gene encoding cAMP responsive element binding protein isoform X8: MEGMVEENGTTGGAGTTDPLASASSSTPGSTPHVVTSIVQLTLPSQAPSAQSVIQPNQQSVIQTASNIQSVQIPKGNVILVSKPSSVIHTTQGTLQTLQIKPEPNTLVNTQGQSCSDESCGSGDESPKRKYREMLTRRPSYRKILNDLGGAEIAVIPAGTIQTDSGLHTLAVSGAAGGGAIVQYAANQDGQFYVPEDQTRKRELRLMKNREAARECRRKKKEYIKCLENRVAVLENQNKALIEELKTLKELYCQQKTE, from the exons ATGGAAGGGATGGTTGAAGAGAACGGCACCACAGGCGGTGCTGGCACGACGGATCCACTGGCCAGCGCGAGCTCTTCGACACCGGGTTCCACTCCTCATGTTGTCACCAGTATAGTACAACTTACTCTACCCAGTCAGGCTCCCTCTGCACAG TCTGTTATTCAACCTAATCAACAATCAGTGATACAAACAGCATCCAATATCCAATCTGTACAGATACCAAAGGGAAATGTTATACTTGTTAGTAAACCCAGTTCTGTAATACACACTACGCAAGGGACATTACAAACGTTACag ATAAAACCAGAACCTAATACACTTGTGAATACACAAGGTCAGTCATGTAGTGATGAAAGCTGTGGCAGTGGTGATGAAAGTCCCAAACGTAAATATAGAGAAATGTTGACTAGACGTCCGTCTTATCgaaaaattttaaatgaccTTGGAGGAGCAGAAATTGCAG TCATTCCAGCTGGAACTATACAAACTGACAGCGGATTGCACACGTTGGCCGTGTCCGGAGCGGCGGGGGGCGGAGCCATAGTGCAGTATGCAGCGAATCAAGATGGACAATTCTATGTACCGG AAGACCAAACGCGCAAACGAGAACTACGACTAATGAAAAACCGAGAAGCCGCTAGGGAATGCCGCAGAAAGAAAAAGGAGTACATCAAGTGCCTTGAAAACAGAGTTGCAGTCCTTGAAAACCAAAATAAAGCGCTAATAGAAGAGTTGAAGACATTAAAGGAATTATATTGCCAACAGAAAACGGAATGA
- the CREB gene encoding cAMP responsive element binding protein isoform X4 — MEGMVEENGTTGGAGTTDPLASASSSTPGSTPHVVTSIVQLTLPSQAPSAQSVIQPNQQSVIQTASNIQSVQIPKGNVILVSKPSSVIHTTQGTLQTLQIKPEPNTLVNTQGQSCSDESCGSGDESPKRKYREMLTRRPSYRKILNDLGGAEIADNRMGSRPGCETEVSLSPSLSFAPVIPAGTIQTDSGLHTLAVSGAAGGGAIVQYAANQDGQFYVPEDQTRKRELRLMKNREAARECRRKKKEYIKCLENRVAVLENQNKALIEELKTLKELYCQQKTE; from the exons ATGGAAGGGATGGTTGAAGAGAACGGCACCACAGGCGGTGCTGGCACGACGGATCCACTGGCCAGCGCGAGCTCTTCGACACCGGGTTCCACTCCTCATGTTGTCACCAGTATAGTACAACTTACTCTACCCAGTCAGGCTCCCTCTGCACAG TCTGTTATTCAACCTAATCAACAATCAGTGATACAAACAGCATCCAATATCCAATCTGTACAGATACCAAAGGGAAATGTTATACTTGTTAGTAAACCCAGTTCTGTAATACACACTACGCAAGGGACATTACAAACGTTACag ATAAAACCAGAACCTAATACACTTGTGAATACACAAGGTCAGTCATGTAGTGATGAAAGCTGTGGCAGTGGTGATGAAAGTCCCAAACGTAAATATAGAGAAATGTTGACTAGACGTCCGTCTTATCgaaaaattttaaatgaccTTGGAGGAGCAGAAATTGCAG ACAATCGCATGGGATCTAGACCAGGATGTGAGACTGAAGTGTCGCTGTCACCTTCTTTATCTTTTGCACCAG TCATTCCAGCTGGAACTATACAAACTGACAGCGGATTGCACACGTTGGCCGTGTCCGGAGCGGCGGGGGGCGGAGCCATAGTGCAGTATGCAGCGAATCAAGATGGACAATTCTATGTACCGG AAGACCAAACGCGCAAACGAGAACTACGACTAATGAAAAACCGAGAAGCCGCTAGGGAATGCCGCAGAAAGAAAAAGGAGTACATCAAGTGCCTTGAAAACAGAGTTGCAGTCCTTGAAAACCAAAATAAAGCGCTAATAGAAGAGTTGAAGACATTAAAGGAATTATATTGCCAACAGAAAACGGAATGA